A genomic segment from Bradyrhizobium sp. ISRA430 encodes:
- a CDS encoding DUF2336 domain-containing protein, translated as MTVATSLIPGLDDIVRRGDPKRRGEVARAIAELFLRDSARLRPDLVALFDDLLIDLVPHAELASRVDLAERFSRLNNAPRLLVRQLARENEIMVAGPVLRRSPVLDEAALIEIARLKGQGHLLAMTERPTLSADVTDVLVERGDRDVIRRAAGNAGAVFSPGGYSELIKRASQDGVLTLKLGQREDLSGDHLKELLDGTLDVIRRRLSSVVNPVRQVEIKRAMAAIEEAARPPGPRRDFSDAQRTVLALHREGHLGESALLGFAKAHKYEESIAALSAMSGVRLANLDRLIAGDRYDPILILGRVLNLGWPTVRALILLWYGPHRTPADADIEAARTNFTRLMPTTAERVVTFWRNRQTI; from the coding sequence ATGACCGTTGCCACGTCGCTCATTCCCGGACTGGACGATATCGTCAGACGCGGCGATCCGAAGCGTCGCGGCGAGGTGGCGCGCGCCATCGCCGAGCTGTTCCTTCGGGATTCCGCAAGGCTCCGTCCCGACCTCGTTGCGCTGTTCGACGATCTCCTGATCGACCTCGTCCCGCATGCCGAGCTGGCCTCGCGCGTCGATCTCGCCGAGCGTTTCTCGCGCCTGAACAACGCGCCGCGCCTTCTGGTGAGGCAGCTCGCCCGCGAGAACGAGATCATGGTGGCTGGCCCGGTGCTGCGCCGCTCGCCCGTGCTCGACGAAGCCGCGCTGATCGAGATCGCACGGCTGAAAGGGCAGGGCCATCTGCTGGCGATGACGGAGCGGCCGACATTGTCGGCTGACGTCACCGACGTTCTGGTCGAGCGCGGCGATCGCGACGTAATACGTCGCGCCGCCGGCAATGCCGGTGCGGTGTTCTCGCCAGGCGGCTACTCCGAGCTGATCAAGCGCGCCTCGCAGGATGGCGTCCTGACGCTCAAGCTCGGTCAGCGCGAGGATCTCTCGGGCGATCATCTGAAGGAGCTGCTCGACGGCACGCTCGACGTCATTCGCCGCCGCCTGTCCAGCGTGGTCAATCCGGTTCGCCAGGTCGAGATCAAGCGCGCGATGGCGGCGATCGAGGAAGCCGCGCGGCCGCCCGGACCGCGGCGCGATTTCTCGGACGCGCAGCGCACCGTGCTCGCCCTCCATCGCGAGGGTCATCTCGGCGAGAGCGCGCTGCTCGGCTTCGCCAAGGCGCACAAATACGAGGAGTCGATCGCCGCGCTCTCCGCGATGTCCGGCGTCAGGCTCGCGAACCTCGATCGCCTGATCGCAGGCGATCGTTATGATCCGATCCTGATCCTCGGCCGTGTCTTGAATCTCGGTTGGCCGACGGTGCGCGCGCTGATCCTGCTGTGGTACGGTCCGCACCGGACGCCGGCCGATGCCGACATCGAAGCCGCCCGCACCAACTTCACGCGCCTGATGCCCACGACCGCCGAGCGCGTCGTGACGTTCTGGCGCAACCGGCAGACGATCTGA
- a CDS encoding RNA-binding protein has translation MLAHTDPELDHGPRTERSATMRMCAVSREVRPIDELIRFVVSPQGEVVPDLKRKLPGRGMWITASRKAVAEAVRRNQFSKAFKRDLRIPPTLPSDTETLLVRSVAEALAIAAKAGGVVAGFGKVESALREGTVEVLIHASDGAADGIRKLDTLARQNDGNRGARPPIPIVTALKSAELDLALTRSNVIHAALLAGPASRTFLSRSQMLVRYRLADDDKTAENHGQDF, from the coding sequence ATGCTCGCTCACACTGACCCCGAACTCGACCATGGACCGCGGACCGAAAGGTCCGCGACCATGCGGATGTGCGCGGTCAGCCGCGAGGTCCGGCCGATCGACGAGCTGATCCGCTTCGTCGTATCGCCCCAGGGCGAGGTGGTTCCCGATCTCAAGCGCAAGCTGCCCGGACGGGGCATGTGGATCACCGCATCGCGCAAGGCGGTTGCGGAAGCCGTCCGCCGTAACCAATTTAGCAAAGCCTTCAAGCGCGACCTGCGCATTCCTCCGACGCTCCCGTCAGATACGGAGACGCTCCTGGTTCGGAGCGTGGCCGAGGCACTTGCGATTGCGGCCAAGGCGGGCGGGGTCGTGGCCGGTTTTGGCAAGGTCGAAAGTGCCTTGCGGGAAGGCACGGTCGAGGTCCTGATCCATGCCAGCGACGGGGCCGCGGACGGAATCCGCAAATTGGACACGCTGGCGCGGCAAAATGACGGGAATCGCGGTGCCCGGCCGCCGATTCCCATCGTTACTGCATTGAAATCGGCAGAATTGGATTTGGCACTGACCCGGTCAAATGTGATACATGCTGCGCTGCTCGCGGGCCCGGCGAGCAGGACATTCCTGTCACGTAGCCAGATGCTGGTCCGATACCGGCTGGCGGACGATGACAAGACTGCCGAAAATCACGGCCAGGATTTCTGA
- a CDS encoding M20 family metallopeptidase, with translation MMRFKGTDASMASSNLFDSQTILDGIRRWVEIETPTDTPEQVNKLASLVADHYRDLPATIERVAGVDGCGDHLIVRSAWGQDQPGILVLSHLDTVHPMGFIERLPFKVEGDSAFGPGIYDMKGGAYIAHHAFRVLCATADRSPLGITHMFTSDEEIGSPTSRALIEQEGRKAKYVLVTEPARDGGKIVTGRKGVGRFEVFIKGVPAHAGTRPEDGRSAIRELANVIQVLEGMNDLKRGVTVNVGVVRGGTRPNVTPEEAYAEVDLRVPSFTDAEEFVGRILGLKSKTDGVTLKVTGELNRPPYEKNNSGASLFEHAKTLAAELGFDLIDVHTGGGSDGNFTAAHTGTLDGLGVDGKGAHTHFEQLYVSSLEPRARLLHRLYQTLR, from the coding sequence ATGATGCGATTCAAAGGCACAGATGCGTCAATGGCGAGCTCCAATTTGTTCGATTCCCAAACTATTCTCGATGGCATCCGCCGCTGGGTGGAGATCGAGACGCCGACGGACACGCCTGAACAGGTCAACAAGCTGGCGTCCCTGGTTGCGGATCACTATCGCGACCTGCCGGCAACTATCGAACGCGTTGCCGGCGTCGATGGCTGCGGCGATCACCTCATCGTCCGTTCGGCGTGGGGCCAGGATCAGCCGGGCATCCTGGTGCTCAGTCATCTCGATACTGTCCATCCCATGGGATTCATCGAGCGACTGCCCTTCAAAGTGGAGGGCGACAGCGCGTTCGGTCCCGGCATCTACGACATGAAGGGCGGCGCCTACATCGCCCACCACGCCTTTCGCGTGCTGTGCGCCACGGCGGATCGCTCGCCGCTCGGCATCACCCACATGTTCACCTCCGACGAGGAGATCGGCAGCCCCACCTCGCGCGCGTTGATCGAGCAGGAAGGGCGCAAGGCCAAATACGTGCTGGTGACGGAGCCCGCGCGCGACGGCGGCAAGATCGTCACCGGGCGCAAGGGCGTCGGGCGGTTCGAGGTCTTCATCAAGGGCGTGCCCGCGCATGCCGGCACGCGGCCCGAAGACGGGCGCAGCGCGATCCGCGAGCTCGCCAATGTCATTCAGGTGCTGGAGGGAATGAACGACCTGAAGCGCGGCGTCACCGTCAATGTCGGCGTGGTGCGCGGCGGCACGCGTCCCAACGTGACGCCGGAAGAGGCCTATGCCGAAGTCGATCTACGTGTCCCCAGCTTCACCGATGCAGAAGAATTCGTCGGCAGGATCCTCGGGCTGAAATCCAAGACTGACGGCGTCACCCTCAAAGTCACGGGCGAGCTCAACCGTCCGCCGTATGAGAAGAACAATTCGGGTGCCTCGCTGTTCGAGCATGCGAAGACGCTGGCTGCCGAGCTCGGCTTCGACCTGATCGACGTTCATACCGGCGGCGGCTCGGACGGCAATTTCACCGCCGCGCATACCGGCACGCTCGACGGACTCGGCGTCGACGGCAAGGGCGCGCACACCCATTTTGAGCAGCTCTACGTCTCCTCGCTCGAACCGCGCGCGCGGCTGCTCCATCGCCTCTATCAGACGCTGCGATGA
- a CDS encoding helix-turn-helix transcriptional regulator, with amino-acid sequence MSKAPNPVDKYVGSRVRMRRIMLGMSQEKLGEALGLTFQQIQKYEKGTNRVGASRIQQIAEILQVPVSFLFEGGPSGTPGADGFSEGASPSYVSDFLATSEGLALTKAFTRIGDSKLRRSIVDLVEQIAAREGPDKR; translated from the coding sequence ATGTCGAAAGCGCCCAACCCTGTTGACAAATATGTCGGCAGTCGCGTGCGCATGCGCCGCATCATGTTGGGCATGAGCCAGGAAAAGCTCGGCGAAGCTTTGGGCCTGACGTTCCAGCAAATCCAGAAATACGAGAAGGGCACCAACCGGGTCGGCGCGAGCCGCATCCAGCAGATTGCCGAGATTCTGCAGGTGCCGGTATCGTTCCTGTTCGAGGGCGGACCGAGCGGTACGCCGGGCGCCGACGGATTCAGCGAGGGCGCCTCTCCCTCCTATGTCTCCGATTTCCTCGCGACCTCGGAGGGGCTCGCCTTGACCAAGGCGTTCACCCGAATCGGCGATTCGAAGCTGCGCCGCTCCATCGTCGATCTCGTCGAGCAGATCGCCGCCCGCGAAGGCCCCGACAAGCGCTGA
- the lnt gene encoding apolipoprotein N-acyltransferase — protein MSPFQRLQPIALAIILTWGWKRALIAMAAGALSVLALAPFNAWPVLFVTFPVLVWLIDGAGGGRFGGVPAAALTGYWFGLGYFVPGLYWIGYAFFVEADVFAWLTPFAVLGLPAYLAIFTAIGFALARLLWTKDGTRVLALAASLTVSEWLRGHMLTGFPWNAFGYALSEPLPLAQTASLIGLWGMTFLTIAIFASPAVLIDRTADRGVAWRVPAAAVALLVVMGIFGAIRLSLHPTTMVAGAKLRLMQPNLQQDAKFNYAAKAEVMKKYLSLSDRASGPQSTGVRDATILIWPESAFPFFLTREADAMAEIADLLPKGTVLITGSVRAPDLPPGKPITRAYNSIYVIDHDGSVLAVYDKLHLVPFGEFLPFQDLMEKLGFEQLTRVRGGFIPGTVRHALPVPGAPRALPLICYEAIFPGDVAARDERPGWIVNLTNDGWFGISTGPYQHLEQARMRAIELGLPLVRSANTGVSAVIDPVGRTVARLGLGIEGILDAGLPAAIPPTVYARVGDIPAAMLVALAVILAVLRRVGRRHP, from the coding sequence GTGAGTCCCTTCCAGCGACTGCAACCGATCGCCCTCGCCATCATCCTGACCTGGGGATGGAAGCGTGCCCTCATTGCAATGGCGGCAGGCGCCCTGTCGGTGCTGGCGCTGGCACCGTTCAACGCGTGGCCGGTGCTGTTCGTCACCTTCCCGGTGCTGGTCTGGCTGATTGACGGCGCAGGCGGCGGACGGTTTGGCGGCGTTCCCGCCGCGGCGTTGACCGGCTACTGGTTCGGACTCGGATATTTCGTGCCAGGTCTCTACTGGATCGGCTACGCCTTCTTCGTCGAGGCCGACGTCTTTGCCTGGCTGACGCCCTTTGCCGTGCTAGGCCTGCCAGCCTATCTTGCGATCTTCACGGCGATCGGATTCGCGCTCGCGCGCCTGCTCTGGACCAAGGATGGCACGCGCGTGCTCGCGCTTGCCGCAAGCCTCACGGTCAGCGAATGGCTGCGCGGACACATGTTGACCGGCTTTCCCTGGAATGCCTTCGGCTATGCGCTATCCGAGCCGCTGCCGCTGGCCCAGACGGCGTCCCTGATCGGCCTCTGGGGCATGACGTTCCTCACGATTGCGATCTTCGCGAGCCCTGCGGTGTTGATCGACCGCACGGCGGACCGCGGTGTGGCCTGGCGCGTGCCGGCCGCAGCGGTCGCACTGCTGGTCGTCATGGGCATCTTCGGCGCCATCCGCCTGTCCCTGCATCCGACCACGATGGTCGCCGGCGCCAAGCTGCGCCTGATGCAGCCAAACCTGCAGCAGGATGCGAAGTTCAACTACGCCGCCAAGGCAGAGGTGATGAAGAAATACCTCTCGCTGTCGGACCGCGCCTCCGGCCCGCAGTCGACCGGCGTGCGCGATGCCACCATTCTGATCTGGCCGGAATCCGCCTTTCCGTTCTTCCTGACCCGCGAAGCCGATGCGATGGCAGAGATCGCCGATCTGCTGCCTAAGGGAACGGTGCTGATCACCGGATCGGTCCGTGCTCCTGACCTACCGCCCGGCAAACCAATCACTCGCGCCTACAATTCGATCTACGTGATCGACCACGACGGCAGCGTGCTCGCGGTTTACGACAAGCTGCACCTGGTACCGTTCGGAGAATTCCTTCCCTTCCAGGACCTGATGGAGAAGCTCGGCTTCGAGCAACTGACGAGGGTACGCGGCGGCTTCATCCCGGGCACCGTACGGCACGCGCTGCCGGTGCCTGGTGCGCCGCGCGCGCTGCCGCTGATTTGCTACGAGGCGATCTTTCCCGGCGACGTCGCCGCGCGCGACGAACGTCCCGGCTGGATCGTGAACCTCACCAATGACGGCTGGTTCGGCATCTCGACCGGTCCCTACCAGCATTTGGAGCAGGCGCGGATGCGTGCCATTGAGCTCGGGCTGCCGCTGGTCCGCTCCGCCAATACCGGCGTGTCGGCGGTGATCGATCCGGTGGGACGAACCGTTGCCAGGCTCGGTCTCGGGATCGAAGGCATCCTGGATGCAGGCCTGCCAGCCGCGATCCCGCCGACTGTCTACGCGAGGGTCGGCGACATCCCCGCGGCCATGCTCGTCGCGCTGGCCGTGATCCTGGCGGTGCTGCGACGCGTTGGCAGACGGCACCCCTGA
- the trmB gene encoding tRNA (guanosine(46)-N7)-methyltransferase TrmB — translation MIDDKPHPRRTDDSERAFFGRRKGHKLRQHQADLVDNLLPHLALDIAHEAPADVREIFDPAASDLRLEIGFGGGEHLAAEAQNFPTTGFIGCEPYVNGMAKILAQIEVGNIGNIRLFAGDAAELLAWLPQASLSRIDLIHPDPWPKRRHWKRRFVQDKTITAMARVLKTGGEFRFVCDIDDYCAWTLSHLARSPDFLWLAERADDFRLPWAGYTMTRYGRKAAREGRKAAYLRFRRV, via the coding sequence ATGATCGACGACAAGCCGCATCCGCGCCGCACCGATGACAGCGAGCGCGCATTCTTCGGACGCCGCAAGGGTCACAAGCTGAGGCAGCACCAGGCCGACCTCGTCGACAATTTGCTGCCGCATCTGGCGCTCGACATCGCGCACGAGGCGCCAGCGGATGTCCGCGAGATCTTCGATCCGGCCGCGAGCGACCTCAGGCTCGAGATCGGCTTTGGCGGCGGCGAACATCTTGCGGCCGAGGCGCAGAACTTTCCCACGACCGGCTTCATCGGCTGCGAGCCCTATGTCAACGGCATGGCCAAGATCCTCGCGCAGATCGAGGTCGGCAACATCGGCAATATCCGCCTGTTCGCAGGCGACGCCGCCGAGCTGCTCGCCTGGCTGCCGCAAGCATCGCTGTCGCGGATCGACCTGATCCATCCCGACCCGTGGCCGAAGCGACGGCACTGGAAGCGGCGCTTCGTCCAGGACAAGACCATCACGGCGATGGCGCGCGTGCTGAAGACGGGCGGCGAATTCCGTTTCGTCTGCGACATCGACGATTACTGCGCCTGGACGCTGTCGCATCTCGCACGTTCGCCGGATTTCCTCTGGCTTGCGGAGCGCGCCGATGATTTCCGCCTGCCCTGGGCCGGCTACACCATGACGCGCTACGGCAGGAAAGCCGCACGCGAGGGACGCAAGGCGGCGTATCTGCGGTTTCGCAGAGTGTAG
- the ybeY gene encoding rRNA maturation RNase YbeY: MSHPNLPTTEVLVVADCWQSEPDADAVIQRAIAAAAETVDEDVAEAEIAVMLTDDVGIRTLNSNWRGIDKPTNVLSFPALQPEGEWKVGDAPRMLGDIAIAYETMRREADEEQKPFDHHLSHLAVHGFLHLIGYDHENDDDAEEMETLEQQILAHLGIPDPYAER, encoded by the coding sequence ATGTCGCATCCCAACCTGCCCACCACCGAGGTTCTCGTCGTCGCCGATTGCTGGCAGAGCGAGCCCGATGCGGACGCCGTGATCCAGCGCGCGATCGCCGCCGCAGCCGAGACGGTCGATGAGGATGTTGCCGAAGCAGAAATCGCGGTCATGCTGACCGACGATGTTGGCATCCGCACGCTGAACAGCAACTGGCGCGGCATCGACAAGCCGACCAACGTGCTGTCGTTTCCGGCGCTGCAGCCCGAGGGCGAGTGGAAAGTAGGCGACGCACCGCGCATGCTCGGCGATATCGCCATCGCCTATGAAACCATGCGGCGCGAGGCGGACGAGGAACAGAAACCGTTCGACCACCATTTGAGCCATCTGGCCGTGCATGGTTTCCTGCACCTGATCGGCTACGACCACGAAAACGACGACGACGCGGAGGAGATGGAAACGCTCGAGCAGCAGATCCTGGCGCATCTCGGCATCCCCGACCCCTATGCAGAGCGCTGA
- a CDS encoding hemolysin family protein, translating to MVDSEPTHDNPRNTRNLPAVVTPGEVLRPTAEGWLLRAIRTLFGWKAGSVRDDLQVVLDASTPDDTGFSAVERTMLRNILNLHERRIADVMVHRADIVAVKNDIPLGELMDRFESAGHSRLVVYNETLDDPVGIVHIRDLLTFMTARARVSETAKAKRKKPLPAGLDLRAIDLALPLQDAHIIRKLLYVPPSMRAIDLLAQMQATRIHLALVVDEYGGSDGLVSLEDIVEQIVGEIDDEHDSDEPPSIVRLPDNTFIADARASLDDVRSVIGEDFVTGEAGEEVETLGGYLVSFVGRLPVRGEVISGPGNYEVEVLDADPRRVKRLRISTRKERPAPRTQRESRRREAPPDAGQPQTGDTPTPPPSDGAGTP from the coding sequence ATGGTGGATTCCGAACCGACCCACGACAATCCACGCAATACCCGCAACCTGCCCGCGGTGGTGACGCCAGGCGAGGTCTTGCGCCCGACCGCGGAAGGCTGGCTGTTGCGCGCGATCCGGACGCTGTTCGGCTGGAAGGCGGGATCGGTGCGCGACGACCTCCAGGTCGTGCTCGACGCCTCTACGCCCGACGACACCGGCTTCTCCGCCGTCGAGCGCACCATGCTGCGCAACATTCTCAATCTGCACGAGCGCCGCATCGCCGACGTCATGGTGCATCGCGCCGACATCGTCGCGGTGAAGAACGACATTCCGCTCGGCGAGCTGATGGATCGGTTCGAGAGCGCCGGCCATTCGCGTCTCGTGGTCTACAACGAGACGCTCGACGATCCCGTCGGCATCGTCCACATCCGCGACTTGCTCACCTTCATGACCGCGCGCGCACGCGTGTCGGAGACGGCCAAGGCCAAGCGCAAGAAGCCGCTGCCGGCCGGGCTAGACTTGCGCGCGATCGATCTCGCGTTGCCGCTGCAAGATGCCCACATCATCCGCAAGCTGCTCTATGTGCCGCCGTCGATGCGGGCGATCGACCTGCTCGCGCAGATGCAGGCGACGCGCATTCACCTCGCGCTGGTGGTCGACGAATATGGCGGCAGCGACGGGCTGGTCTCGCTCGAGGACATCGTCGAGCAGATCGTCGGCGAGATCGACGACGAGCATGACAGCGACGAGCCGCCGTCCATCGTCCGCCTGCCCGACAACACCTTCATCGCCGATGCGCGCGCCAGCCTCGACGACGTCCGTTCGGTGATCGGCGAGGATTTCGTCACCGGAGAAGCCGGCGAAGAGGTGGAGACGCTCGGCGGCTATCTCGTCAGCTTCGTCGGCCGCCTGCCGGTCCGCGGCGAGGTGATTTCCGGCCCCGGCAATTACGAAGTTGAGGTGCTCGATGCCGATCCACGCCGCGTCAAACGGCTGCGCATCTCGACGCGGAAGGAACGTCCCGCACCGCGCACCCAACGCGAGAGCCGCCGCCGCGAGGCGCCGCCGGATGCAGGCCAGCCGCAGACAGGCGACACGCCTACTCCGCCGCCGAGCGACGGAGCCGGCACGCCGTGA
- the nusA gene encoding transcription termination factor NusA, producing the protein MAVSANRLELLQIADAVAREKSIDRSIVIAAMEDAIAKAARARYGSETDVHAEIDPKKGELRLSRHMLVVDKVENHSNQISLTDAQRANPGAQVGDTIADTLPPLEYGRIAAQSAKQVIVQKVREAERDRQYQEFKDRIGDIVNGVVKRVEYGSVIVDLGRGEAIIRRDEMLPREVFRNGDRVRAYIFDVRRETRGPQIFLSRTHPQFMAKLFAQEVPEIYDGIVEIKAVARDPGSRAKIGVISRDSSVDPVGACVGMRGSRVQAVVNELQGEKIDIIPWSPDIATFVVNALAPAEVSKVVIDEDRERIEVVVPDTNNQLSLAIGRRGQNVRLASQLTGWDIDILTEQEESERRQADFENSTRVFMESLNVDEVVGQLLASEGFTSVEELAMVDVKELAGIEGFDDETAQELQNRAREYLEQQEAELEARRKELGVEDALKDVPGVTSKMLVKFGENDIKTVEDLAGCATDDLAGWTERKEGSEPTKHAGALDGIDISRDDAEAMIMQARVKAGWITEADLAKPSEEAEATEDQPA; encoded by the coding sequence ATGGCAGTCAGTGCCAATCGTTTAGAACTGCTCCAGATCGCAGACGCCGTTGCGCGCGAAAAATCGATCGACCGCAGCATCGTCATCGCCGCGATGGAGGACGCCATCGCCAAGGCGGCGCGCGCCCGTTACGGCAGCGAAACTGACGTTCACGCCGAGATCGACCCGAAGAAGGGCGAGCTCCGTCTGTCGCGCCACATGCTAGTGGTCGACAAGGTCGAAAATCATTCCAACCAGATTTCGCTGACCGACGCGCAGCGCGCCAATCCCGGCGCCCAGGTCGGCGACACCATCGCCGACACCCTGCCGCCGCTCGAATACGGCCGTATCGCCGCGCAGTCGGCAAAGCAGGTGATCGTGCAGAAGGTGCGCGAGGCCGAGCGCGACCGGCAGTACCAGGAGTTCAAGGACCGCATCGGCGACATCGTCAACGGCGTCGTCAAGCGCGTCGAATACGGCAGCGTGATCGTCGATCTCGGCCGTGGCGAAGCCATCATCCGCCGCGACGAGATGCTGCCGCGCGAAGTATTCCGCAACGGCGACCGCGTCCGCGCCTATATTTTCGACGTGCGTCGCGAGACCCGCGGCCCGCAGATCTTCCTGTCCCGCACCCATCCGCAGTTCATGGCCAAGCTGTTCGCGCAGGAAGTGCCGGAAATCTATGACGGCATCGTCGAGATCAAGGCGGTTGCCCGCGACCCCGGCTCGCGCGCAAAAATCGGCGTGATTTCCCGCGATTCCTCGGTCGATCCGGTCGGCGCCTGCGTCGGCATGCGCGGCTCGCGCGTGCAGGCGGTGGTGAACGAGCTGCAGGGCGAGAAGATCGACATCATCCCCTGGTCGCCTGATATTGCGACCTTCGTGGTCAACGCGCTGGCGCCGGCCGAAGTGTCCAAGGTTGTCATCGACGAGGACCGCGAGCGCATCGAGGTCGTGGTTCCCGACACCAACAACCAGCTTTCGCTGGCGATCGGCCGCCGCGGACAGAACGTCCGTCTCGCCTCCCAACTCACCGGCTGGGACATCGATATTCTCACCGAGCAGGAGGAATCGGAGCGTCGCCAAGCCGATTTCGAGAACTCCACCCGCGTCTTCATGGAATCGCTCAATGTCGACGAGGTGGTCGGCCAATTGCTGGCGTCTGAAGGCTTCACCTCGGTCGAGGAACTCGCCATGGTGGATGTCAAGGAACTCGCCGGCATCGAAGGTTTCGACGACGAGACCGCGCAGGAGCTCCAGAACCGCGCCCGCGAATATCTGGAGCAGCAGGAGGCCGAGCTCGAGGCCCGGCGCAAGGAACTCGGCGTCGAGGACGCGCTCAAGGACGTGCCGGGCGTGACCTCGAAGATGCTGGTGAAGTTTGGTGAGAACGACATCAAGACGGTCGAGGATCTGGCCGGCTGCGCCACCGACGACCTGGCCGGCTGGACCGAGCGCAAGGAAGGCAGCGAGCCGACCAAGCACGCCGGTGCACTCGATGGCATCGACATCTCCCGCGACGACGCGGAAGCCATGATCATGCAGGCGCGCGTCAAGGCCGGCTGGATCACCGAGGCCGATCTCGCCAAGCCCAGCGAGGAGGCCGAGGCGACCGAAGACCAGCCGGCTTAA
- the rimP gene encoding ribosome maturation factor RimP, whose protein sequence is MTEPNLGSTDAELLAEPRLVVEPGVAARVSAIASPVLEGMGYRLVRIRISGEAGCTLQIMAERPDGSMQLEDCEAISRALSPVLDVADPIDRAYRLEISSPGIDRPLVRRSDFERYAGHLVKIEMAVAHEGRKRFRGMLAGVEGDRVRVKRDDVKAGDEAEVLLVMEDIGDARLVLTDELIAESMRRGKAEAREMRRNLGLEPPQAPHAKISEKTTKNTKPKKKPAPKNTKQHRLAAERARRGEIEPDEGD, encoded by the coding sequence ATGACCGAACCGAACCTTGGTTCCACGGATGCCGAATTGCTGGCTGAGCCGCGGCTAGTGGTCGAGCCGGGCGTGGCGGCACGGGTGTCGGCGATCGCCAGCCCGGTGCTCGAGGGCATGGGCTACCGTTTGGTGCGGATCCGCATTTCCGGCGAAGCCGGCTGCACCCTGCAGATCATGGCCGAGCGCCCCGACGGCTCGATGCAGCTTGAAGATTGCGAGGCAATCTCGCGGGCGCTGTCGCCCGTGCTCGACGTCGCCGACCCCATCGACCGCGCCTACCGGCTGGAAATCTCCTCGCCCGGAATCGACCGGCCGCTGGTGCGGCGCTCGGATTTCGAGCGATATGCGGGGCATCTCGTCAAGATCGAGATGGCGGTCGCCCACGAGGGACGGAAGCGGTTCCGCGGCATGCTCGCCGGGGTCGAAGGCGACCGGGTGCGGGTGAAGCGCGACGACGTGAAGGCCGGCGACGAGGCCGAGGTTCTCCTGGTGATGGAGGATATCGGCGATGCACGGCTGGTGCTGACCGATGAACTGATCGCCGAATCGATGCGCCGCGGCAAGGCCGAGGCACGCGAGATGCGGCGCAATCTCGGGTTGGAGCCGCCGCAGGCCCCGCACGCGAAGATCAGCGAGAAGACGACGAAGAACACCAAGCCGAAGAAAAAGCCGGCCCCGAAGAACACCAAGCAACATCGCCTTGCCGCCGAACGCGCGCGGCGCGGCGAAATCGAGCCTGACGAAGGAGACTAG